TCGATCAGGTTGCAGCCGCGACGCTGCTTGCGTCCGCCCCCTCCATCGAGCAGCGCAACGACGGGGCTGCCACGCGGTTCGCGGACGTCGCAGCGACGATGGATGCGGCATCCCGCAAGCGTTTCTTCGAACTCGTGAAGTCGCCCGGCTTCGCCCCGTGGTTCGCCACCGTAACTCCCATGGAGGAAATCGGACTCCTGGCACTCGGATCGCGCCCCGCGCGACGCGGCCTCTCCGTTGAGTCTCTCGAGGACCTGCGCGCGATTCCGTGGGTGTTCTCGTGGACGCAGGCGCGTATCAACCTTACGGGATGGTTCGGACTCGGGTCCGCGCTGGAGGCGGTGGGAGATGCCGAGAAGCTCGCCCTCGCCTACGCGGAGTGGCCGATCTTCCGCACCATGATCGACAACGTCGCCATGAGCCTCGCGAAAGCCGACGAGCGTATCGCTCAGCGTTACCTCGAGCTCGGTGACCGAGACGATCTTGCCGATCTCGTCAACGAGGAGATGGACCTCACCCGCGAATGGGTTGTGCGTCTCACCGGGGGCGATGAACTGCTCGCTAACAAGCCCGTACTGCAGCGTGCCGTCAAGATGCGCAGCCCCTACGTGGACGCACTCTCACTGCTCCAACTACGAGCCCTTCGAGAACTGCGTGCGACACCGCAGAACGCGGACCCGGATCCCGAGCTGCAGCGGCTCCTGCTGCTCTCCGTGAGCGGGGTCGCGGCAGGGCTGCAGAACACGGGGTAGGTTCGCCACGCGCGCGACCTCACATGTGCAGCCGCCGTTTCGTCATATTTGCGACACGACACGGTCGGATACTCAGCCGATCCGGCGGCCGACGAAAGAGAGATCCGCGTGGCGCTAGACGAAAATGGTCCAACCGAAGACCAGGACGTAATCGGAGAACGGCGTCGTTTGGTGTCCTTGGCCTATCGGATGACTGGGACCGTAGCGGACGCCGAAGACATCGTGCAGGAAACCTACACGCGGTGGTATCGGTTGAGCGAGCAGGAGCGAGAGGCCATCGCCGTACCAGCCGCGTGGCTGACCCGCGTCGCAAGCCGTGTCGCGCTCGACGTGCTCAAGTCGGCTCGAGTCCGACGAGAACAACAGGTCGGGCAGTGGATACCGGAACCGGTTCCCGCTGACCTCTTCCTCGACACCGTGCCCTCCGGGAGCATCGCGGAGGGCATCCAGGACCCGCTCGATCGAGTGACGTTAGACGACGCGGTCAGCACTGCACTGCTGATGGTCCTGGAATCCATGACCCCGGCAGAGCGGGTTGCCTTCGTGCTTCACGACGTGTTCGGCACGCCCTTCGTTGAAATCGCGGAACTCGTCGGACGCTCGCCCGAAGCCACCCGGCAGTTGGCGGCCTCCGCTCGTCGTCACGTGCGCGAGAAGCGCACCACGGTGGTCGCCCCGGAGCGACATGATGAAGTAGTTCGGGCGTTTCACTCCGCAACTCGGGGTGGAGACATCCGTCTGCTGATGGAGACATTGGCCCCGGGCGTGGAGCTGCGGGCAGACGGCGGCGGTGTCGTCCGGGTTGCTCCGAATGTTGTCGCGGGTGCCGACCGCGTCGCCCGCTTCCTGCTCGGAGTTCTGCAGAAGGAGCCCGAGTTAGTCTTCGAGGAACGGCGCACCGCCGATGGGCTTGGGTACGCCCTCACCCTGGCTGGGAAGCTCTTCGGTGTCGTCAGTTTCCACATCGAGTCGGAAGGCATCACCGATATCTGGCTGGTCCTCGACCCGCGCAAACTCGGCACCTGGCTGTCTCCGAGCGGAGCGTAAACCTCACACTTTGTCTAGCGATCTCGTCATGTAGATGGGGGCATTGTGCGCCCCGCCGCGGGATGACCCCGCGACCACAGAAACGAGGAATCACAGGATGAAGATCGCGGTTGCCGGTGGGACCGGCACGGTGGGGCGATACGTGGTCGAGGCGGCGCAGCAGCGCGGTCACGATGTCGTTGCCCTGACACGAGGAAACGGAGTGGACGTACTCGAAGGTGTAGGCATTCTCAAGGCAATCGCGGATGCCGATGTCGTCATCGACACACTCAACGCCACAACGCTGTCGACACAGAGGGCAATCGAGTTCTTCGACACAGCAACCCGGAACCTTCTGCAGGCGGAGGCTCAGGCTGGCACCCAACATCACATAACCCTCTCGATCGTCGGCATTGACACAATCGATACCTCCTATTACGCCGGGAAACTTGCCCAGGAGCGACTAGTGGAGGGCTCCCGCGTACCGCACACCATCGCCCGCGCAGGTCAGTTTCACGAGTTCGCGGAGCAAATCGCTGCTCAAGCCACCCTGGGCCCCGTGACGCTTGTGCCGAGAACATTGACTCGACCCGTTGCCGCAAGGGAGGTGGGCCAGCACCTCGTGAGCGTCGCGGAAAGCGGACCGGTTGGCCGCGCACCGGATTTGCTGGGACCGCGCGACGAATCGCTGTCCGACATGGTGCGCCGGATGTTCGCACACGACGGAACACGACGTCCCGTGATCGAACTACGGCTTCCCGGTGCCTACGGGCGCGGACTCGCGTCCGGGAAACTCCGCGGCAGTCCTCATGGGACGTCAGGGCTCGTCACGTTCGACGAGTGGCTGCGGTCTGACCATGAGGGGGCGTAAGCAGATGCGGTCGAGCGACCAACCTCCGATCGGCGCAAACGACGGATCCTCGAGCGCCCGCGACATCGATGCCCGGGGAGTCGGACGGATTCAAATGACTGCCCTCATCGGCACCATTGCCATCGCGGGAGTAGTCGGCGTCTGGGCGTATTTCTTGCCGCGAGAGTTCTACGATCATTTCCCCGTGGTGCTCGGCGAGTGGATTTCGCAGGACGGCCCGTACAACGAACACCTCATCCGTGATCATGGCGCCCAGTACCTCGCACTCGGGCTCGCCAGCGTTCTCGGGCTGTTCTGGCGCTCACAGATTGGCTATCGCCTGCTCGGAGTCGCATGGACGACGTTCGGAGTACTTCACTTCACCTACCACGTCACTCACCTCGAGCACATGTCGGTCTCCGATCAGATCAGCCAAGTGACTGTGCTGGCCGTCGCGGTTTTGCTCGGCGTCGGTCTGTTCATTCGACCTCGACCCGCGACGAGCTGACCGTTCCGCAGGCGAACAACGAGGCCCGCCCATCCGATTGTTGCGATGAGCGGGCCTCGTCGTGACGAATCGTGGCGCGCCGTGGCTGCGCTTCGTCAGGTCGCCAGCGGGATGCCACGAATCGGGTACAGCACTTCCCCCATCCGATAGCTGCCGCGGGGAACCAGCGCGTCGATTGCGCCGTTCCCAGCTACCGTCACCACTTCGCGGGAATCGCCGCGAGCCGCGAGCGTGCCCCGGAGAAGATCGTCTAGGTGGAAACGCTCCGGCCCGGCAATCTCGACTTCCGGCACGGGCGAGTCTCCAAGTGCCACTTCCACAAGAAGATCGACGAGTTCATCGAGTTCGACGGGCTGGATGAGGTCGCGCGGCGCGAGCACCTTACCCTCAACCGTGTACTGGTCGGCGAGAACCGGAATGTACCCCTGGAATTGAGTGGAGCGCACGATGGAGTATGGCAGCGACCCCTCACGGATGGCTCGTTCCTGAGCAACCTTTCCCAGGTAGTAACCGATATCTGAGGCATCCCCCTCTCCCACTCCGACGATGGACAACAGAATGTGGTGGGTCACGCCCGCCCGCTGCCCTTCAGCGGTAAGCGTCCGAGTGGTTTCCTCGAAAAAGCGCACTGCTCCCTCTTCGTCGAAGCGCCCCGTGTTCAGCACATTGACGATGACATCGACACCTGTGAGCACCTCTGCTACGCGCGTGCCCTCGATGTAGTCAACGCCGTCGGCGAGCCCGCCCGAAATGACTTCCACATTCTTGGCCTCGAGGAGGTCAGCGACTTTGGAACCGACACGCCCGCGGCCACCCGCGATGAGTACTTTCACGATCTACCAGTCCTTCCGTGAGGCGGCGGTTCCGCCCCTAGGAAGTGACGAGTGAGGGCGTGCGAGTGTGAGGTCCCCTGTCTGCAGAACACGGGGTAGCGCCTCTCGATCGCGAAAGGTTATCCGCCGAGCGCCCACAGCACCCCCGCCGTGAGCGGAGTGAGCCCCGGGTATCCGGGGGTGAGACCCGCGGGCTCGATGGCATTGAGGATCACGATCGCGAGGTCTGCTTCTGGGCAGTAGGCGGCAATGCCGTTCGAGCCGGGAATCGCACCGGCATGGCCATGGCAGATGCCGACGTCGGGGATCTCCCACGTCGCCAAGCCGGCCCCCTCGCCAAGCTGCACATGCGGCACCCCTGAAGCGTCGTAGGTGGCGGCGTAGAACTCCGTCGAGTTCGTCGACAGTTCGAGCATCTCCTCCAGGTGCTCAGCGTCCACCACGTCACCGCCGACGAGAGCCCGGATCCAGACCGTCTGGTCTGGCGCAGAGCTCACCATGCTCCCAGCCGACCATGCACCAGGCCATTGCGGCGAGGGCGATTGCGGCTTGACGGCTCCGTGTTGCTTGAGGCAATCGGCACCCTCGCCGGTATCGCACACCAGCACGAAGCCGTTCACTGCCTGCGGCCCGGTCGCCTCGCCATCGAGGTACGTGCTCGTTAGGCCGAGTGGCTCAATGAACCGGGTGCGCACAAGCTCTTCATATGGCGTCTCTGCGGCGAGCTCTGCCACGCGACCGAGCATGATGTAGCCAGCGTTGAGGTACTCGTACTCGGTGCCCGGTGAGAAAACCGGCTCCTCGATGAAGACCTGGTCGATGAGTTCCTGCGGCGTCACGTGGCCCACCAGGTCGAAATCGAGCTCGGCGAGCCCGCTCTCGTGTTGCAACAGCATCCGTACTGTGATCTCGGTTCCGCCCGGCGCGGCCGGGAACCAGCGGTCGATCGTATCGTCGAGCGCGAGTGCGCCTTCCTCATCGAGTTGCATCACGAGCGCTGCGGTGAAGAGCTTCGTCATGCTTCCGATGTGGAAGGCCGCGTCGGGCGCGAGGGGCTCACCGGGGTCTCCCTCGCCGCTTGAGGTCGCCACGACATCGCCATCGCCGACGGACGCGGCGACCGCTGTTCCCGGGATTGTGTAGGCGAACTGCCCCGTCGAGGGCGAGGCGCGCCACTGAAGTAGCGCCGCCGTCATGCGCTCGGCGAAGAGCGCATCCCCACTCGCTGTGGCGCTCGGCTCAGGAGGAGGCGTGGCGGTACAGGCGACGATACTCGCGACGAGCAGCAGCGTGCTAGCGAGAGCGATCCATGGGTTGCGGCGCATGACTACTCCTCGGTCATCTGCTGAAGGGGGCGACGAATGCAGTGACTTCGTGTTCGAGCTGTGTCGAGAACGGGTACGCCACCTGATCGGCGAGGCTGGGAACATCCGCCGCGCCGACATCGCGCAGGATGTGCACGACATTCGTCAGCTCCACAAAGCGCGCTACTCCGGGAGCAAACTGGGTGGCGAGATACGCCACGCCGGAGCCCGGGGAGCCGTCACCGCACGGCGTGTTGAAGTCCTTCGTGCCACACGTGACAAGCACGGGAACGGTGATTGATGGAGCAACTGTCGCCGCATCAATCTCGTCGAACCGCTGCCCATAGAGTGTGCGATAGGCGTGCGAGACCACCATCTGTGTCGGATCGGAGCCGTAGATATTGTTCGCGATCGTCGACTGCATGACGGCCGTGTAGTCGGTGGCTCCCGGTAGCGGCACGGGGCCAGGTGCGGGGAACGGTGGTGTGCCAGTGCGGATCTCGTTGACACCGTCGGCCATCCAAGACTTCAGAACACCGGCATCCGCTTCGGTCATCGCTGAACCGGCAACCGCAGCATCTATCTGCTCGGCGAGTTGCCGCGGCACAACGTTGAGAATTCGGTCGTACGACGGCTCGATGAGCAGCAGACCCGCCGGTGTGGGCCCAGAGCCTGGGCTGCCGGCGACCGTGATGGTGACGGCGCCGCCCTCGCTGTGGCCAATGAGCAGAAGCCTCGCGGGGTCGATCCCTGGTTTCGCGGCGAGGAACGAGAGGGCGTCACGCACGGGTTGGACCCGCAGTTCGTTGTAGTCCCGCGAGAGCAGGAGGCTCGGGTCATCGGCGTAGGGGCCGAGGCCCGTCTCGCCCGTGCCGAGCTTGTCGTAGCGCAGCGATGCGATGCCTTGTGAGGCAAGCAGATCAGCGAGCCACGCATACTGTTCCATACGGATGCCCGCGCCGTTGCCGTCACGGTCCACCGCACCTGTGCCGCCGACAATGACAGCCGCTGCAACGGGACGGGTCGGGTCGACCGGGGCTCGATAGCTGGCATGGAAGGTCACGTCTCCACTGACAAACGTGACGTTTGCGTCTTTCTGGATGGTCGCACACTCCTCCGCGGCGGTCGCCGTTGTCGGAGCCTGACCCGTTGTCGCTGCCCCGACGACGACGAGGGCGAGGACCAACAACGCGGCGCCGTACTCCCTGCCGGGCCGACTGCCGTACCGACGCAACACAAGAACCGCACCGATCGCGAGCACAGCGAGGGACACGATAAAAACGACGGGCGACAGCACATCTGCCCCGGTTGCGGCAAGACAGTCCGTCATGGTTTCTTCCCTCGGCGTTAGGCGGCGACTGAGAGCTCGGCGGGCACGACAGTCGGGGCCGCGCGACCCCGATCTTCCTCAAGTGTCCTAAACCGTCCACCTCGCGAACAAGAACCGCTTGCGGACGTGTCCTCAAGCGGACATTGTGGACTTATGCGCGACGAGTCTCTTTTGGCCCTGGCCTACCGCGGTCGCCCTGGGACGATCACCGAGTTGGCGCACCTCTCCCACCGACCCGTCGAGGAGGTGCGAGATGCGGTGGCGCGGCTTCGCAACCGTGGCCAGATCGGCGGCCGCGACGGCGACCTCGACTACACAAATCCCGCGGATTGGGCGGCGGAGTCGGTCGCCGCGCGGGCGACCGAGCTGCGAAACAACGCGCAAGATCTCCTCGGCGAGATGGAGCGGATCGTGGCGACGCTCCCGGAGATGATCGGGCACTGGTCGGTTGGCCAGACTTCGCAGGATCCAATCCCGGTGGTCACACGCCATGGCCTCCGGGCATCCGAGGACGTGTGGTTCGAGTTTGGACAGCGCGACGCTGGCACCCTCGAAGCCGTGCTCCCCGATATCACTCGATTCCTGACGAGTCCCGAAGAGCGCGTCGCGCGGTTCTCGGAGGCGTTCCGCAGCAAGGATGCCGTGCGCGTCATCCTCTCGAAGGCATCAGTGGGGGATGCCGCCGTGCAACCCCTGCTTCTCGCCTTCACTGCGGCCGGCATGGAGTACCGATTTATGGACGACCCACCGAGCTGGTTCTGGGTTGACGGCGCCCAGCTTGCCGTGCCCTACGAATGGGGCGAAGGGCGACCCACGAGTGTGATCAGCGTGCGCAACGCGGCGCTCTCCGGCATCGTTTCCGCC
This genomic window from Antiquaquibacter oligotrophicus contains:
- a CDS encoding SDR family oxidoreductase yields the protein MKIAVAGGTGTVGRYVVEAAQQRGHDVVALTRGNGVDVLEGVGILKAIADADVVIDTLNATTLSTQRAIEFFDTATRNLLQAEAQAGTQHHITLSIVGIDTIDTSYYAGKLAQERLVEGSRVPHTIARAGQFHEFAEQIAAQATLGPVTLVPRTLTRPVAAREVGQHLVSVAESGPVGRAPDLLGPRDESLSDMVRRMFAHDGTRRPVIELRLPGAYGRGLASGKLRGSPHGTSGLVTFDEWLRSDHEGA
- the sigJ gene encoding RNA polymerase sigma factor SigJ; protein product: MALDENGPTEDQDVIGERRRLVSLAYRMTGTVADAEDIVQETYTRWYRLSEQEREAIAVPAAWLTRVASRVALDVLKSARVRREQQVGQWIPEPVPADLFLDTVPSGSIAEGIQDPLDRVTLDDAVSTALLMVLESMTPAERVAFVLHDVFGTPFVEIAELVGRSPEATRQLAASARRHVREKRTTVVAPERHDEVVRAFHSATRGGDIRLLMETLAPGVELRADGGGVVRVAPNVVAGADRVARFLLGVLQKEPELVFEERRTADGLGYALTLAGKLFGVVSFHIESEGITDIWLVLDPRKLGTWLSPSGA
- a CDS encoding SDR family oxidoreductase yields the protein MKVLIAGGRGRVGSKVADLLEAKNVEVISGGLADGVDYIEGTRVAEVLTGVDVIVNVLNTGRFDEEGAVRFFEETTRTLTAEGQRAGVTHHILLSIVGVGEGDASDIGYYLGKVAQERAIREGSLPYSIVRSTQFQGYIPVLADQYTVEGKVLAPRDLIQPVELDELVDLLVEVALGDSPVPEVEIAGPERFHLDDLLRGTLAARGDSREVVTVAGNGAIDALVPRGSYRMGEVLYPIRGIPLAT
- a CDS encoding serine hydrolase domain-containing protein, yielding MRRNPWIALASTLLLVASIVACTATPPPEPSATASGDALFAERMTAALLQWRASPSTGQFAYTIPGTAVAASVGDGDVVATSSGEGDPGEPLAPDAAFHIGSMTKLFTAALVMQLDEEGALALDDTIDRWFPAAPGGTEITVRMLLQHESGLAELDFDLVGHVTPQELIDQVFIEEPVFSPGTEYEYLNAGYIMLGRVAELAAETPYEELVRTRFIEPLGLTSTYLDGEATGPQAVNGFVLVCDTGEGADCLKQHGAVKPQSPSPQWPGAWSAGSMVSSAPDQTVWIRALVGGDVVDAEHLEEMLELSTNSTEFYAATYDASGVPHVQLGEGAGLATWEIPDVGICHGHAGAIPGSNGIAAYCPEADLAIVILNAIEPAGLTPGYPGLTPLTAGVLWALGG
- a CDS encoding alpha/beta hydrolase, whose product is MTDCLAATGADVLSPVVFIVSLAVLAIGAVLVLRRYGSRPGREYGAALLVLALVVVGAATTGQAPTTATAAEECATIQKDANVTFVSGDVTFHASYRAPVDPTRPVAAAVIVGGTGAVDRDGNGAGIRMEQYAWLADLLASQGIASLRYDKLGTGETGLGPYADDPSLLLSRDYNELRVQPVRDALSFLAAKPGIDPARLLLIGHSEGGAVTITVAGSPGSGPTPAGLLLIEPSYDRILNVVPRQLAEQIDAAVAGSAMTEADAGVLKSWMADGVNEIRTGTPPFPAPGPVPLPGATDYTAVMQSTIANNIYGSDPTQMVVSHAYRTLYGQRFDEIDAATVAPSITVPVLVTCGTKDFNTPCGDGSPGSGVAYLATQFAPGVARFVELTNVVHILRDVGAADVPSLADQVAYPFSTQLEHEVTAFVAPFSR